From Cardiocondyla obscurior isolate alpha-2009 linkage group LG09, Cobs3.1, whole genome shotgun sequence, one genomic window encodes:
- the LOC139105656 gene encoding charged multivesicular body protein 7 encodes MNDSKMANNSIGNSPLPPDKLPEWNQEERMGALFSPFRSKSVNPQDWISKYKFWNNLIYEWLKHTMQCSFSIVELNQAFKRKGCTPLCLVTVIEELKRNNKIIEETDFLKEPCETWLAWSVDVLLKKFSSPISWMFFNMKNYIVGQKTNDIEVRYVHLQIVQELGDIILSITEVKKDNVLFSISEIEDYCRDKTEKQISNSTVRLTLEWLRQKKKVVFKKNSNPNGELLVKISAQKVNEITEIDEGIYKLIEQENKLSKEIEIMEKEKLNIINEAKLYLGKELRQMAKTQLRKKMDLEKSIEKRAQALTNLRVLITNIKDAHYNSAVLSAYKTGSDVLKKIRQNGLTEYDVGDIMDDINEVLEENKDINSVLSESLNNTNSDAELEKELAELLEEDNEDVFTAVPDSNSEIEKLKQRLQDLNMQDLVLPEESVTALSSVPSNKKALKDT; translated from the exons ATGAATGACAGTAAGATGGCTAATAACAGCATTGGTAATTCACCATTGCCACCAGACAAATTGCCAGAATGGAATCAAGAAGAAAGAATGGGTGCCCTGTTTTCACCATTTCGCAGTAAATCTGTAAACCCACAAGACTGGATTTCTAAATACAAGTTCTGGAATAATCTGATATATGAATGGCTTAAGCATACCATGCAATGCAGTTTTTCAATTGTTGAATTGAACCAAGCCTTCAAAAGAAAGGGTTGTACACCACTTTGTCTAGTTACAGTGATTGAGGAACTAAAAAg aaataacaaaataattgaaGAGACTGACTTTTTAAAAGAACCATGTGAGACATGGTTAGCATGGTCAGTTGATGTGCTTCTAAAAAAATTCAGTAGTCCAATCAGTTGGATGTTTTTCaacatgaaaaattatattgtaggCCAGAAGACAAATGACATAGAAGTGAGATATGTACATTTGCAAATTGTGCAAGAATTGGGTGATATTATCCTTTCAATCACTGaagttaaaaaagataatgtCTTGTTTTCAATATCAGAGATAGAAGACTATTGCAGAGACAAAACTGAAAAACAGATTTCAAACAGTACAGTAAGATTAACATTGGAGTGGTtaagacaaaagaaaaaggtagtttttaagaaaaactCTAATCCAAATGGTGAATTACTAGTTAAAATCTCTGCACAAAAAGTAAATGAAATTACAGAAATAGATGAAggcatatataaattaatagaacaggaaaataaattaagcaaagaaatagaaattatggagaaagaaaagctcaatattattaatgaagcTAAATTGTATTTAGGAAAGGAATTGCGTCAGATGGCAAAAACAcaattaaggaaaaaaatggaTTTGGAAAAAAGCATAGAAAAGCGGGCGCAAGCACTTACGAATCTACGAGTTCTCATCACCAATATTAAAGATGCGCATTATAATTCGGCTGTATTATCTGCTTACAAAACTGGATCTGatgtattgaaaaaaattagacaaaATGGTTTAACAGAATATGATGTTGGAGATATTATGGATGACATTAATGAG GTTTTAGAGGAAAACAAGGACATAAATTCAGTTTTATCTGAATCACTAAATAACACAAACTCTGATGCCGAATTAGAGAAAGAATTAGCTGAATTGTTGGAGGAAGATAATGAGGATGTTTTCACTGCAGTTCCCGATTCAAATTCAGAAATCGAAAAACTGAAGCAACGTTTGCAAGATTTAAATATGCAAG ATCTAGTTTTACCTGAGGAAAGTGTTACTGCTTTATCATCTGTACCATCTAACAAAAAGGCACTAAAGGACACCTGA